A part of Capsicum annuum cultivar UCD-10X-F1 chromosome 6, UCD10Xv1.1, whole genome shotgun sequence genomic DNA contains:
- the LOC107875933 gene encoding hydroxyproline O-galactosyltransferase GALT6, translating into MKRPKFDLFMSLSRQRSLQVLILLGLCYVFLVGLEVPFVFKNGFSLVSQEGFGAGQLERSLVVGSEEEKRAPNRPLDVPRKVPSELKNERKISEIKNPLSSLVFDGSYVNMSSNDGFSGILKSAKEAFEVGKKFWKELELYKKEVGFVESSGNKSEECPQSISMTGSDFVGKGRMMVLPCGLTLGSHLTVVGRPKRAHQENDPKISLLKEGQFLMVSQFMMELQGLKTVDGEDPPRILHFNPRLKGDWSGKPVIEQNTCYRMQWGTAQRCDGWRSRDDEETVDGQVKCEKWTRDNDTNHSEQSKASWWLNRLVGRKKKVDFDWPFPFSEDRLFVLTLSAGLEGYHVNVDGRHVTSFPYRIGFALEDATGLSLNGDIDIDSIFAASLPSSHPSFAPQRHLDMSNRWKAPRLLDQPVDLFIGILSAGNHFDERMAIRRSWMQHHLIKSSNVVARFFVALHARKDINVELKKEAEFFGDIVIVPFMDNYDLVVLKTVAICEYGVHVAFAKNIMKCDDDTFVRVDAVIKEINKIPENRSLYVGNINYYHKPLRNGKWAVTYEEWPEEDYPPYANGPGYIISSAIANFIVSEFNSHKLKLFKMEDVSMGMWVEKFNSSSSPVQYVHSLKFSQAGCVDDYYTAHYQSPRQMICMWNKLQQLSRPQCCNMR; encoded by the exons ATGAAAAGACCAAAATTTGACTTGTTTATGTCACTCAGTAGGCAAAGATCTTTGcaagttttgattttgttaggactttgttatgtatttttggtGGGTCTTGAAGTTCCTTTTGTATTCAAAAATGGGTTTAGTTTAGTTTCTCAAGAAGGTTTTGGTGCTGGACAGTTAGAGAGGTCTTTAGTGGTTGgtagtgaagaagaaaaaagggcaCCAAATCGCCCTTTAGATGTTCCACGTAAGGTTCCAAGTGAATTGAAGAATGAAAGGAAGATTAGTGAAATCAAGAATCCATTGTCAAGTTTAGTGTTTGATGGTAGTTATGTGAATATGAGTAGTAATGATGGGTTTTCTGGGATTTTGAAGTCAGCAAAAGAGGCTTTTGAAGTAGGTAAAAAGTTCTGGAAAGAGTTGGAATTGTATAAAAAGGAAGTGGGGTTTGTGGAAAGTAGTGGTAACAAGTCAGAAGAATGTCCTCAATCTATTTCAATGACAGGGTCTGATTTTGTGGGGAAAGGGAGAATGATGGTGTTGCCATGTGGGCTTACTCTTGGTTCACATTTAACTGTTGTAGGGAGGCCAAAAAGGGCACATCAGGAGAATGATCCAAAGATATCATTGTTGAAGGAAGGTCAATTCTTGATGGTTTCACAGTTTATGATGGAGTTACAAGGGTTGAAGACTGTTGATGGAGAGGACCCACCAAGGATTCTTCACTTTAATCCAAGGTTGAAAGGTGATTGGAGTGGGAAGCCTGTGATTGAGCAGAACACTTGTTATAGGATGCAATGGGGGACTGCTCAAAGGTGTGATGGGTGGAGGTCCAGGGATGATGAGGAGACTG TTGATGGCCAGGTAAAATGTGAAAAGTGGACGCGAGATAATGACACTAACCATTCCGAGCAATCAAAGGCGTCTTGGTGGTTAAATCGGCTAGTAGGGCGAAAAAAGAAGGTCGATTTTGATTGGCCATTCCCATTTTCAGAGGATAGGTTATTTGTGCTAACTCTCAGTGCTGGTTTGGAGGGTTATCACGTAAATGTTGATGGGAGGCATGTGACCTCATTTCCATATCGAATT GGATTTGCGCTTGAGGATGCCACTGGCTTATCATTGAATGGTGACATTGATATCGATTCAATCTTTGCTGCCTCCTTGCCCTCATCACATCCTAGTTTTGCTCCTCAAAGGCATCTTGATATGTCAAACAGATGGAAGGCACCACGCCTCCTTGATCAGCCTGTGGATCTGTTCATTGGCATTCTGTCTGCAGGCAATCATTTTGATGAGCGAATGGCTATAAGGAGGTCTTGGATGCAGCATCATCTAATCAAATCTTCAAATGTTGTGGCTCGATTCTTTGTCGCATTG CATGCTAGGAAGGATATAAACGTGGAGTTGAAGAAAGAGGCAGAATTCTTTGGTGACATCGTCATTGTTCCCTTCATGGACAATTATGATCTTGTTGTCTTGAAAACAGTTGCCATCTGTGAATATGGG GTCCATGTAGCATTTGCTAAAAATATCATGAAGTGTGATGATGACACATTTGTTAGAGTGGACGCAGTTAtcaaggaaataaataaaatacccGAGAATAGGAGCTTATATGTTGGAAATATCAATTACTATCATAAGCCCCTGCGTAATGGTAAATGGGCAGTGACATATGAG GAATGGCCAGAAGAAGATTATCCACCTTATGCGAATGGACCAGGTTACATTATTTCATCAGCCATTGCAAACTTCATCGTCTCAGAGTTCAATAGTCATAAGCTAAAG TTGTTCAAGATGGAGGATGTCAGCATGGGAATGTGGGTCGAAAAATTTAATAGCTCATCTAGTCCTGTGCAATATGTACATAGCTTGAAGTTCTCCCAAGCTGGATGTGTAGACGACTATTATACCGCTCATTACCAGTCCCCTAGACAGATGATTTGCATGTGGAACAAATTACAACAGCTAAGCAGACCTCAATGCTGTAACATGAGATGA